Proteins encoded in a region of the Pyxidicoccus trucidator genome:
- a CDS encoding TolB family protein, with protein sequence MLELKQAPRTLELPPRFRGTRSLLTVLLLSALLTGCRAPSSQTAPTRGAQAPELYGAGLFTTGAWDFFMAFSPNQQRVLFGRADDRFEHYEIFETRLGDDGHWSPPVKPRFATKWSNADPHISPDGRTVFFISNRPHPGEAAQRATHDIWMAALQTDGEWGEATRLPAPVNDANLDEWSPAVAANGNLYFGAERPGTRGGSDLWVSRLVGGVYQPPENLGDAINTPSAEVEPWIAPDERYLLFSALRRADGLGGYDLYLSRRLPDGGWEKARLLGNGISTQASDYNQSVSPDGEWLYFSSTRPFTGALGARFDAPRNDGALQGIGNGTGDIYRVPMSALGL encoded by the coding sequence ATGCTCGAACTGAAGCAGGCTCCCCGCACCCTCGAACTCCCACCGCGCTTCCGAGGAACGCGCTCGCTGCTCACCGTGCTCCTCCTGAGCGCCCTGCTGACCGGGTGCCGCGCACCCTCCAGCCAGACCGCGCCCACCCGAGGAGCGCAGGCTCCCGAGCTCTACGGGGCCGGCCTCTTCACCACCGGCGCCTGGGACTTCTTCATGGCGTTCTCCCCGAACCAGCAGCGCGTGCTCTTCGGCCGCGCGGACGACCGCTTCGAGCACTACGAAATCTTCGAGACACGGCTCGGTGACGACGGGCACTGGTCCCCGCCCGTGAAGCCACGCTTCGCAACGAAGTGGAGCAATGCCGACCCGCACATCTCGCCGGATGGGCGGACCGTGTTCTTCATCTCCAACCGCCCCCATCCTGGAGAGGCTGCCCAACGGGCGACGCACGACATCTGGATGGCGGCGCTGCAGACCGACGGAGAGTGGGGCGAGGCCACGCGCCTCCCCGCGCCGGTGAACGATGCGAACCTCGACGAGTGGTCTCCCGCCGTCGCCGCCAACGGCAACCTGTACTTCGGGGCCGAACGCCCCGGGACTCGTGGCGGCAGTGACCTCTGGGTCTCCCGACTCGTGGGCGGCGTGTATCAACCTCCCGAGAACCTGGGCGACGCCATCAACACACCCTCCGCCGAAGTCGAACCCTGGATTGCCCCGGACGAGCGCTACCTCCTCTTCAGCGCCCTGCGTCGCGCGGATGGCCTCGGCGGCTATGACCTCTACCTCAGCCGCAGGCTCCCGGACGGAGGCTGGGAGAAGGCACGCCTGCTCGGGAATGGCATCAGCACCCAGGCCAGCGACTACAACCAGAGCGTCTCGCCGGATGGGGAGTGGCTGTACTTCAGCAGCACCCGGCCGTTCACCGGAGCCCTGGGAGCGCGGTTCGACGCCCCCAGGAACGACGGTGCCCTCCAGGGCATCGGCAACGGCACGGGCGACATCTACCGGGTGCCGATGAGCGCGCTGGGCCTGTGA
- a CDS encoding GNAT family N-acetyltransferase encodes MDLKEVVGRAVIREARPEDDAAVGDLLVEAFITQYAKKLPEVVYTEERKRELRDVASRRKVATVLVAEVDGGVCGTVALFPPGAPGSEAWLPKAADLRGLATAVRFHGSGLARPLLDAAEALARRWDVDAVCLHVRRGAEGVARMYMNRGFVREPAGDMALPTVYLEAYVMRLKG; translated from the coding sequence GGAAGTCGTGGGGCGGGCCGTCATCCGCGAGGCGCGGCCCGAGGATGACGCGGCCGTGGGCGACCTGCTGGTGGAGGCGTTCATCACGCAGTACGCGAAGAAGCTGCCGGAGGTCGTCTACACGGAGGAGCGCAAGCGGGAGCTGCGCGACGTGGCCTCGCGCAGGAAGGTGGCCACGGTGCTGGTGGCGGAGGTGGACGGCGGGGTGTGCGGTACGGTGGCCCTGTTTCCACCGGGAGCGCCGGGCTCGGAGGCGTGGCTGCCGAAGGCGGCGGACCTGCGCGGGCTGGCCACGGCGGTGCGCTTCCATGGCAGCGGGCTGGCCCGGCCGCTGCTCGACGCGGCCGAGGCCCTGGCGCGGCGCTGGGACGTGGACGCGGTGTGCCTCCACGTGCGCAGGGGCGCGGAGGGCGTCGCGCGCATGTACATGAACCGCGGCTTCGTGCGGGAGCCGGCGGGGGACATGGCGCTGCCCACGGTGTACCTCGAAGCGTACGTGATGCGCCTCAAGGGCTGA